Proteins co-encoded in one Columba livia isolate bColLiv1 breed racing homer chromosome 14, bColLiv1.pat.W.v2, whole genome shotgun sequence genomic window:
- the LOC102084840 gene encoding uncharacterized protein LOC102084840: MAPRIRLSLSKPLPTICETHEEAMEDSTSNPKRSGSTAVSPELYSSDDYIQSICHLARPTFPGLPESSCKVQDRKTLKTLEGMSWPPALGGTQQETAKCKLTNLISNMVPLGKVTPAEANFWSREDPLAQIYTHAGKLCSSKAASYGKSSSTCHSQCNSSTLNGELHPSIMKEKATGKPNFPQVFSFPRLPSPRPVQKETIYSELRCLRKDEGAVLGSNHSQKENSPVFINGEELLPCSARGKPVGNPALRCSVRRQSCLFNAAGTDENEGRETSHGDRKVVGDVLTKQSYSECSQVPKTAMIHNWISEHRCIWKEAKIKACLLPAIAEV, from the coding sequence ATGGCGCCCCGGATAAGATTGAGCCTTTCAAAGCCTCTCCCAACCATATGCGAAACCCACGAGGAAGCGATGGAGGATTCAACCAGCAACCCGAAGCGCAGTGGGAGCACCGCAGTCAGCCCAGAATTGTACTCCAGTGACGATTATATTCAATCTATCTGCCACCTTGCCAGACCCACCTTCCCGGGCCTTCCTGAAAGCAGTTGTAAGGTTCAGGACAGGAAGACCCTGAAGACCCTTGAAGGCATGTCATGGCCTCCAGCCCttggggggacacagcaggaaacAGCAAAATGTAAATTGACcaatttaatttcaaacatGGTGCCACTGGGGAAAGTTACACCTGCAGAAGCCAACTTCTGGTCCAGAGAGGACCCCCTGGCACAGATTTACACCCATGCAGGAAAGCTCTGCTCCTCCAAGGCTGCTTCATATGGTAAAAGCTCCAGCACTTGTCACTCACAGTGCAACTCTTCTACTCTAAATGGTGAACTCCATCCCTCaatcatgaaagaaaaagccacaggGAAACCAAATTTTCCACAAGTGTTCAGTTTTCCGAGGCTTCCCTCCCCAAGACCAGTGCAGAAAGAAACAATCTACTCAGAGCTGAGGTGTCTCAGAAAAGATGAGGGAGCAGTTTTAGGGAGCAATCACAGTCAGAAAGAGAACAGCCCCGTGTTCATTAACGGTGAAGAGCTATTGCCGTGCTCAGCCAGGGGGAAGCCGGTGGGAAACCCAGCCCTGCGCTGCTCTGTACGAAGGCAGAGTTGTTTGTTCAATGCAGCAGGCACCGATGAAAATGAAGGGAGAGAAACTTCTCACGGTGACAGAAAGGTAGTGGGTGATGTCCTCACTAAGCAGAGCTACTCTGAGTGTTCCCAGGTACCTAAAACAGCCATGATCCATAACTGGATTTCAGAGCACAGATGCATctggaaagaagcaaaaataaaagcttgtttGCTCCCTGCCATTGCTGAAGTGTGA